In Mycteria americana isolate JAX WOST 10 ecotype Jacksonville Zoo and Gardens unplaced genomic scaffold, USCA_MyAme_1.0 Scaffold_41, whole genome shotgun sequence, the genomic window CAACTGGGACACCCAGCAggtactgggggggactgggagggagcgGTGGACACCGGGAGGGGACTGGGAGTAGGCTGGGAGGGAATGGGAGTGGtctgggagagactgggaggcACGGGGAGTgaactggggagcactgggaggggctggcagggctggggggcaggaggagggtgacAGCAGGGGCTCCCCCGGTCCCCGCAGGTGACGCTGGAGCTGGAGGGGGAGGTGACGCTGGCGCTGTCGGTGCTGTTGGCCCCGTGCCAGACGCTGCACGAGTTCCTGGGGGGGTACCTGTGCCTgggggggcggcagccggggcagcccctcgACCTCCGCCTCTTCCACAAGCTGACGGGGGGGCAGGAGCCCCTCTGAGCCCCCTCGTGCGACGGCGCCGCGGTGCGCGGGGCCCCCCCGGGAGGTTGGCACCAGCCTCAGCCCGCCCCCGCTGCGACACCCCGCTCCCAGCACTTgtgcaccccccccacccccccgcgaGGCGCTCGTGCGAGGCGCTCGTGCGACCCTCGTGAACGGCGGTCACGGCAGTGAAGGGTTTATTGGCTTCCGCGGGCACCAGAGTCCTCGTGCGAGGGGCTCACCCCCCCACGGCCCTCGTGCAAAGGGCTTTCGCCATCCTCGTGCGAGGGCCCCTCCAGCGGCAGCGGACACCCTGGGGGGCAATAAAGCAGCTGTTACCATGGCAACGGCACGGGGGCGCCTGGGTCCCTTCTTtttgggcaggggggagggggatCTTGGATGCTGGGGTGCCTTGGGGTGGGGGTTGGGGTCCCGTCCCCCCGTCCATCGTCGTGTCGTgtcgtccgtccgtccccccccccccccccaatccctgggttcccccccaacccctgggggtgccccccagctctggggtcctcacgGTGTGGGCGCAGCTGCAGGACACGGAGGAAATATTTTGGGGGGAGTCGGCCCCCGGCGTCCCCCGGCGTCAGGATCACCCCGTTGGCTGAGCGGAAAAAGGGGATCCCCTCtgcagggggtgcggggggggtcaCCCGGGCGCCTGGGTGTCcgtgtccgtccgtccccccccccccccccccccccccccccccccccgacgcctGGGTCCCCACTCACCCGCCAGCGCCCGGGGGGCCGTCGATGATGATGGCGATCTCCGAGTCCGGCCTCATTCctgggggggggattggggggggggggggggggggtgtcaggggtgCCCGGACGCCAGGGTCCCCTGGGATTGGGGTGCCCGGGGGCCGGTGACCTCACCGCTGCGCAcgccggggtccccggggaggcCGGGTGCCAGGTGGATGTGGGTGCGCCCCATGGGTGCCAGCCCCCCGGCACGGATGGGGGCCCAGAGGCGGCGGCGGGTGCCGTgggccagggtggggggcagcgcCTCGGGGGTCCGCAGGGGCGTCAGCTCCAGCTCCGGCACCTGGGACCCCCAAGATACCCGGCACCCCGACTATCGCCTGGACCCCCCTCTGGGACACCCCAAAGGCCCCCAAAGCCCCCAGGGATCCCCACGCCCACCTCTGCAGACTCGTCGTGACGCCCAGACCCCCCCGAGAACCCCAAGATTCCTCTCTAGAGCCCTCCAGGGACCCCCGGCGCCCCCAGGCCTTCCCGCTGGAGCCCCCCAAATACCCCGGGACCCCCAAAGGGGCTTTCTAGAGCCCCCTCaaggacccccaaatccccctgaaGCACCCCGggggcaccccaaatcccctctgGAGCACCCCAAGTCCCCGGGGACCTCCAAGATCCCTCTCTAGAGCGCCCTGGGGACACCCAAATCCTCcagtgacagacagacagacacacagacacaccccacacacacacagacacaccccccacacacacacccccccgccaATCCCCCTGGATCCCCCAAGCCCCACCTCTGGAGCATCCCAAACCCCCCTGGGAACCCCAAGATCCCTCTCTAgacaccccccagggaccccaaaatccccgtgggaccccccagcccccccacctgCAGGGAGTGCCCCTGGTTGGCGCGGATGCGCAGGGGGTCGGGGCGCAGGGCGAAGCGTCCCTTGGGGTCCCGCAGCCACCAGCCGCCGCACGTCCTCCTCCGAGACCCCCGCGAAGCGCCGCAGCCGCAGCAGGGCCCCCACCTCGGCGAAGCcgtctgcgccccccagcccccgtcACCGGGGTCCCAGGCGCCTGGAGTggcctgggggtg contains:
- the TRPT1 gene encoding LOW QUALITY PROTEIN: tRNA 2'-phosphotransferase 1 (The sequence of the model RefSeq protein was modified relative to this genomic sequence to represent the inferred CDS: deleted 2 bases in 2 codons); amino-acid sequence: MAGGEGERGETQGGPGPGGWGPGPRGDPAVSGPQDPSVRLSKALSYVLRHGAAAVGLPMGPDGFAEVGALLRLRRFAGVSEEDVRRLVAADPKGRFALRPDPLRIRANQGHSLQVPELELTPLRTPEALPPTLAHGTRRRLWAPIRAGGLAPMGRTHIHLAPGLPGDPGVRSGMRPDSEIAIIIDGPRALAEGIPFFRSANGVILTPGDAGGRLPPKYFLRVLQLRPHRCPLPLEGPSHEDGESPLHEGRGGVSPSHEDSGARGSQ